One window of the Natronomonas marina genome contains the following:
- a CDS encoding dodecin: MVFKKITLVGTSEESFDAAVDDAVDRAVATLDNVYWVEVDEMGVELASVENREYQAEVEVAFELE, encoded by the coding sequence ATGGTATTCAAGAAAATCACGCTGGTCGGCACCAGTGAGGAGAGCTTCGACGCGGCGGTCGACGACGCCGTCGACCGCGCCGTTGCGACGCTGGACAACGTCTACTGGGTCGAGGTCGACGAGATGGGCGTCGAACTCGCCTCCGTCGAGAACCGCGAGTACCAGGCGGAAGTCGAGGTCGCGTTCGAACTCGAGTAA
- a CDS encoding mechanosensitive ion channel family protein has translation MDALVGLLQAGTPTTAETTSDGVDPLVRPTWLPEAIPTVFYRLVVAVAVVLFAYYVSKLTRQVLGRRVARRFKRPSVSRTILRGVQGLIVFLGIVVALGFLGLGFGNLALSVGVFSAVVGIVLAPIIGNLLSGIFILNEQPYEIGDMVELTDVGTKGFVEDITLLYTKVFTLDNTFIVLPNGSMRERDVVNYSAEDTRIRMTLDVGVTYESDIPTARRQMEAAATEVDAVIQGGPAIRIGSARYPAAPTCYIRQFGDSEVLLRLRYWAREPYKQTTVRSAVMTNVWDRFERHDIEIPYPHRHMVFDDTSGELGVATRERDAGPATRQGGATQHDDEAADDEAADDETTDDEDPTDSQ, from the coding sequence ATGGACGCCCTGGTGGGGTTGCTGCAGGCCGGGACGCCGACGACGGCCGAGACCACGAGCGACGGCGTGGACCCACTGGTCAGGCCCACCTGGCTCCCCGAGGCCATCCCGACGGTGTTCTACCGACTGGTCGTTGCGGTGGCAGTGGTCCTCTTCGCCTACTACGTCTCGAAGCTGACCCGGCAGGTGCTCGGCCGCCGGGTCGCCCGGCGGTTCAAGCGCCCTTCCGTGAGCCGGACCATCCTGCGGGGTGTCCAGGGCCTGATAGTCTTCCTGGGCATCGTCGTCGCTCTGGGGTTCCTCGGGCTCGGGTTCGGGAACCTGGCGCTGTCGGTCGGGGTCTTCTCGGCCGTCGTCGGTATCGTGCTCGCGCCCATCATCGGGAACCTCCTGAGCGGCATCTTCATCCTGAACGAACAGCCCTACGAGATCGGCGACATGGTGGAACTCACCGACGTCGGGACCAAGGGGTTCGTCGAGGACATCACGCTGCTGTACACGAAGGTGTTCACGCTGGACAACACGTTCATCGTGCTGCCGAACGGTTCGATGCGGGAGCGGGACGTCGTCAACTACTCCGCGGAGGACACCCGCATCCGGATGACGCTGGACGTCGGCGTCACCTACGAGAGCGACATCCCGACCGCCCGCCGGCAGATGGAGGCGGCGGCGACCGAGGTCGACGCCGTCATCCAGGGCGGGCCGGCCATCCGCATCGGCAGCGCGCGCTATCCGGCGGCGCCGACCTGCTACATCCGGCAGTTCGGGGACAGCGAGGTGCTGTTGCGGTTGCGCTACTGGGCCAGGGAACCGTACAAGCAGACGACGGTGCGGTCGGCGGTGATGACGAACGTCTGGGACCGCTTCGAGAGACACGACATCGAAATCCCGTACCCGCACCGCCACATGGTGTTCGACGACACGAGCGGCGAACTCGGCGTGGCGACCCGCGAGCGGGACGCGGGACCGGCCACGAGGCAGGGCGGCGCGACACAGCACGACGACGAGGCCGCCGACGACGAGGCTGCCGACGACGAGACCACCGACGACGAGGACCCTACGGACTCGCAGTGA
- a CDS encoding pyridoxal-phosphate-dependent aminotransferase family protein → MDPVDELRPPDRLLMGPGPSETHPRVLRAFGTPPVGHLDPAFIDVMDDTQRLLRSTFRTDNRWTIPVSGTGSAAMEAAIANLVEPGDTAVVPSNGYFGDRMAEMVRRAGGTAEPVDAPWGEPLDPADVRTACAEYDPDVVGVVHAETSTGVLQPSMPAIADAVHDHDALLLVDCVTSLGGVEFRADEWDVDAAYAGAQKCLSCPPGASPLTVGEAAAAKIRNRETPVRSWYLDLSELDAYWGEDRSYHHTAPINNVYGLREALRLVDEEGIETRWARHERYGEALGEGLWALGLEPVVDAGARLPSLTTARLPAGLDPGTVVERMRDAYDVEIATGLGTFANEAVRVGCMGHGARRGPVLETLGALGETLVDFGVDVDPGAGVAAAVTSLREE, encoded by the coding sequence ATGGATCCTGTCGACGAACTGCGGCCGCCGGATCGTCTGCTCATGGGCCCGGGGCCGAGCGAGACGCACCCACGGGTGCTTCGTGCGTTCGGCACGCCACCGGTCGGTCACCTCGACCCGGCGTTCATCGACGTGATGGACGACACCCAGCGGTTGCTCCGGTCGACCTTCCGGACGGACAACCGATGGACCATCCCGGTGAGCGGGACGGGGTCGGCCGCGATGGAGGCGGCCATCGCCAACCTCGTCGAACCCGGCGATACCGCGGTCGTCCCCTCGAACGGCTACTTCGGCGACCGGATGGCGGAGATGGTCCGTCGGGCGGGCGGCACCGCCGAACCCGTCGACGCACCGTGGGGCGAGCCGCTGGACCCCGCCGACGTCCGGACCGCCTGCGCCGAGTACGACCCCGACGTGGTCGGCGTCGTGCACGCCGAGACCTCGACGGGCGTCCTCCAGCCGTCGATGCCGGCGATAGCCGACGCCGTCCACGACCACGACGCACTCCTGCTCGTGGACTGTGTCACCTCCCTGGGCGGTGTCGAGTTCCGAGCGGACGAGTGGGACGTCGACGCCGCCTACGCCGGCGCCCAGAAGTGTCTCTCCTGTCCGCCGGGTGCCAGCCCGCTCACCGTCGGCGAGGCCGCCGCCGCGAAGATCCGTAACCGCGAGACGCCGGTCCGGTCGTGGTACCTCGACCTCTCGGAGCTCGACGCCTACTGGGGCGAGGACCGCTCGTATCACCACACCGCGCCGATCAACAACGTCTACGGCCTCCGGGAGGCGCTCCGTCTCGTCGACGAGGAGGGCATAGAGACCCGCTGGGCGCGCCACGAGCGGTACGGCGAGGCGCTCGGCGAGGGGCTGTGGGCGCTCGGTCTGGAACCGGTCGTCGACGCCGGGGCACGCCTGCCGAGCCTCACGACGGCGCGGCTACCCGCCGGGCTCGACCCGGGGACGGTCGTCGAGCGGATGCGTGACGCCTACGACGTCGAGATAGCGACCGGCCTGGGGACCTTCGCCAACGAGGCCGTCCGGGTCGGCTGCATGGGCCACGGTGCCCGGCGCGGCCCGGTCCTGGAGACGCTCGGGGCGCTCGGCGAGACGCTCGTCGACTTCGGGGTCGACGTCGACCCCGGGGCGGGGGTGGCGGCGGCGGTCACGTCGCTGCGCGAGGAGTGA
- a CDS encoding universal stress protein — protein sequence MTLVVVPVRYPLSAHSRATLRRAIEVADEHDADLTVLHVNLYQDDRHVTRTELKAAVERAVGHLERARYVVRSGFLVEETILDEVANEGADYVVIGRKQSSRWRRMIRRLLDDPDVEGFLRTELDCEIITASP from the coding sequence ATGACGCTGGTCGTGGTTCCCGTCCGGTACCCACTGTCGGCACACTCGCGGGCGACGCTGCGGCGGGCAATAGAGGTCGCCGACGAGCACGACGCCGACCTGACCGTCCTCCACGTCAACCTCTATCAGGACGACAGACACGTCACCCGGACCGAACTGAAGGCCGCCGTCGAGCGCGCCGTCGGCCACCTCGAACGCGCCCGGTACGTCGTCCGGTCGGGCTTTCTCGTCGAGGAGACCATCCTCGACGAGGTCGCAAACGAGGGGGCCGACTACGTCGTCATCGGCCGCAAGCAGTCCAGCCGCTGGCGCCGGATGATACGCCGACTGCTCGACGACCCCGACGTCGAGGGCTTTCTGCGGACCGAACTCGACTGCGAAATCATCACTGCGAGTCCGTAG
- a CDS encoding ADP-ribosylglycohydrolase family protein: protein MAAPDAPTGVLLGLACGDALGRPVEFRSAESIAEQYGTVTEMLDHGTHGQPAGTVTDDSDLALCIARSLVEQEAFDGEDIADRFHEWYESGPFDIGLMTADAIREYASGTSWRDAGREVWQHRAEGSNAGNGSVMRCAPHAIAFTDNPDALVQVSRQSSAITHYDPRCTYGCAILNCTIAGYLRGDDDPLTDALNRVEDDAPDELVETLRLVPDHVDASQLPNSGYVVHTLQTALHDALTADNAEDAIVTAVNRGGDTDTIGAITGALVGARFGSESLPDRWLTTIEYRDDLELLAHALATTEIDAGM from the coding sequence ATGGCTGCACCAGACGCTCCCACCGGCGTACTCTTAGGTCTCGCCTGCGGCGACGCCTTGGGTCGTCCCGTAGAGTTTCGCTCCGCAGAATCGATCGCCGAACAGTACGGGACGGTCACAGAGATGCTTGACCACGGGACGCACGGCCAACCCGCGGGGACTGTCACCGATGACTCCGATCTCGCGCTGTGTATCGCACGGAGTCTCGTCGAACAGGAAGCGTTTGATGGAGAAGATATCGCAGACCGATTCCACGAGTGGTACGAGAGCGGTCCCTTCGACATCGGGCTGATGACCGCTGATGCCATCCGCGAGTACGCGAGCGGAACGTCCTGGCGAGATGCCGGACGCGAAGTCTGGCAACACCGCGCCGAAGGCTCAAACGCCGGTAATGGCAGCGTGATGCGGTGTGCACCGCACGCGATTGCCTTCACCGACAACCCCGACGCGCTCGTACAGGTGAGCCGACAGTCCTCTGCGATCACGCACTACGACCCGCGTTGCACCTACGGGTGCGCAATCCTGAACTGCACGATCGCCGGGTACCTCCGAGGTGACGACGACCCGCTCACGGATGCCCTCAACCGTGTCGAAGATGACGCGCCGGACGAACTCGTCGAGACGCTGCGACTCGTGCCTGACCACGTCGATGCGAGTCAATTACCGAACAGCGGATACGTCGTCCATACACTCCAGACGGCGCTGCACGACGCGCTGACAGCCGACAATGCGGAGGATGCCATCGTGACCGCTGTTAACCGCGGCGGCGACACGGACACGATTGGAGCCATTACAGGCGCGCTTGTCGGCGCGCGCTTCGGGAGTGAGTCGCTTCCTGACCGGTGGCTCACCACTATTGAGTATCGTGATGATCTCGAACTTCTCGCGCACGCACTGGCAACCACGGAGATCGACGCAGGAATGTGA
- a CDS encoding DUF5816 domain-containing protein: MDERRGPDGETLYLSREVERGNKGPFRVVYADPDGERRWGFYCTNCESFDNAVDSMGRIKCNVCANFHKAEEWDAAHE; this comes from the coding sequence ATGGACGAGCGCCGGGGACCTGACGGCGAGACGCTCTATCTCTCCCGGGAGGTCGAGCGCGGCAACAAGGGACCGTTCCGCGTGGTGTACGCCGACCCGGACGGCGAGCGGCGGTGGGGATTCTACTGTACGAACTGCGAGTCGTTCGACAACGCGGTCGACTCGATGGGCCGCATCAAGTGCAACGTCTGTGCGAACTTCCACAAGGCCGAGGAGTGGGACGCAGCCCACGAGTAA
- a CDS encoding DUF7116 family protein, protein MGAVSTSLVEEARTIFTDLGYEVTDDGDELRAERKWRTVHVTTAEPEEAASHGNLRCFVTREESAADVRERLLSVEPDYDWAVISVDEDDYRVLHPDADVLPAP, encoded by the coding sequence ATGGGTGCCGTTAGCACATCTCTCGTCGAGGAGGCACGGACCATCTTCACCGACCTCGGGTACGAGGTGACCGACGACGGGGACGAACTCCGCGCCGAGCGGAAGTGGCGGACCGTCCACGTCACCACCGCCGAACCGGAGGAGGCGGCCTCGCACGGCAACCTCCGCTGTTTCGTCACGCGAGAAGAGAGCGCCGCCGACGTACGCGAACGACTCCTCTCGGTGGAACCGGATTACGACTGGGCCGTCATCAGCGTCGACGAGGACGACTACCGCGTGCTGCACCCGGACGCGGACGTGCTGCCGGCGCCGTAG
- a CDS encoding restriction endonuclease codes for MAVLDDLSGFEFEDLMEDVFRNLGYENVRQADRTADEGRDVIMEEVVDGMRRAVIVECKHTDTVGRPVVQKLHSAIATFDFDGPRRGIVVTTGRFTNPAQEYAQRLRKNDDPHPIELIDGEDLREIADEIGLDLYNGRIEILCDETLRPYDPAASVTAPVEEAFRDIENIEATELREPYSQATFRPVVAITADTNAVFETSVGVIHRINDRTRFVVHAERGYPQVADDKVGTLVTENLHSTIELDTEQFEEVFDDVEERRFGQTQTEYKEWVVDRLQDYHTTTVTYTGDNNVTYNKTCEPNLSDISVQSIEPVYLPEVHQTTELGEYSYPYEYYAAGPSRVTVKDGIHRCVHCETSGVKETYTYCPNCGAIACDSHIETERLEGKPVCTGCAVTERFALKTKYFYDEQNLEAFREEYAEMPIHERAMENKPLVGGSIVTTLLVILGLLVTFGVI; via the coding sequence ATGGCTGTCTTGGACGACCTCTCAGGGTTCGAGTTCGAAGATCTAATGGAGGACGTATTCCGGAACCTTGGCTACGAGAACGTCCGGCAGGCCGACCGGACCGCCGACGAGGGTCGAGACGTCATTATGGAGGAGGTCGTCGACGGGATGCGGCGAGCGGTCATCGTCGAGTGCAAGCACACCGACACTGTCGGTCGACCAGTCGTTCAGAAGTTGCATTCGGCTATCGCCACCTTCGACTTCGACGGCCCCAGGCGCGGAATCGTCGTCACCACGGGCCGGTTCACGAACCCAGCCCAGGAGTACGCTCAGCGCCTCCGGAAGAATGACGATCCACACCCCATCGAACTTATCGACGGCGAGGATCTGCGAGAGATCGCCGACGAGATAGGCCTCGATCTCTACAACGGGCGCATCGAGATCCTCTGCGACGAGACGCTTCGCCCCTACGATCCGGCAGCGTCGGTGACTGCACCCGTCGAAGAGGCATTCCGGGACATCGAGAACATCGAAGCGACGGAACTCCGCGAACCGTACTCACAAGCCACGTTTCGCCCAGTGGTTGCGATCACCGCCGACACCAACGCGGTCTTCGAGACATCAGTAGGTGTCATTCATCGGATTAACGACCGCACGCGGTTCGTCGTCCACGCGGAGCGGGGATACCCGCAGGTTGCTGACGACAAGGTCGGGACACTGGTCACCGAGAACCTCCATTCGACGATCGAACTCGACACGGAGCAGTTCGAGGAGGTGTTCGACGACGTTGAGGAGCGCCGGTTCGGGCAAACCCAGACCGAGTACAAGGAGTGGGTCGTTGATCGGCTCCAGGACTATCACACGACGACGGTCACCTACACCGGCGATAACAACGTCACGTATAACAAGACCTGCGAGCCGAATCTCTCGGACATCTCGGTCCAGTCGATCGAACCGGTCTACCTCCCTGAAGTTCACCAGACGACTGAGCTAGGGGAGTATTCCTATCCCTACGAGTACTACGCCGCGGGCCCCTCGCGTGTCACCGTCAAGGACGGCATCCATCGTTGCGTCCACTGTGAGACCAGTGGCGTCAAGGAGACCTACACTTACTGTCCCAACTGCGGGGCGATCGCCTGTGACAGCCACATTGAGACCGAGCGGTTGGAAGGCAAACCGGTCTGTACGGGCTGTGCGGTCACCGAACGGTTCGCGCTGAAGACGAAGTACTTCTACGACGAACAGAACCTCGAAGCGTTCCGCGAGGAGTACGCAGAGATGCCGATCCACGAGAGGGCGATGGAGAACAAACCACTGGTCGGCGGCAGTATTGTGACGACGCTACTGGTGATCCTCGGCCTCCTCGTCACATTCGGGGTTATTTAG
- a CDS encoding bifunctional metallophosphatase/5'-nucleotidase: protein MRLLHYSDIENAHDDPDRVARLAGLIDELRGEDAVVCGTGDNVAPGVLPLVTRGEQALDFFEVVDPDFSTFGNHDFDFGIDRTAELVARSPQRWLSANVSRNGDRFAGVDPWAIRTVDGARVGFLGLTDPTTPSGSDSAAALEFADPTERTNRAVEALEERGAEYVVVLSHLGRADDRLAAACDVDVVLGGHVHSERVERVAGTLLTRPGDGGRTVLEVDLETREVTRHPVEEAAPEEALAERYRRRLDATGLDEVVGRVDDPIERTEREAFRGESRVGNFVADAYRWAAERELGTNPPVVGLQNSGGIRTGPPLAGEVTVGDLVSLVPFEEAMAVAELSGRELRAVFREAADTTGFGESDWWHAHVSGARLVYDYADDALLEAHVDGDPVDDDARYRLAVSEFLLNTDAEFPTLTERAALGRYDVQYEVLADYARTVGIDPELEGRVTRQGL, encoded by the coding sequence GTGCGTCTCCTCCACTACTCCGATATCGAGAACGCCCACGACGACCCCGACCGGGTCGCCCGCCTCGCCGGTCTCATCGACGAACTGCGCGGCGAGGACGCTGTCGTCTGCGGAACCGGCGACAACGTCGCCCCGGGCGTGCTGCCGCTCGTGACCCGCGGCGAGCAGGCGCTGGACTTCTTCGAGGTCGTCGACCCCGACTTCTCGACGTTCGGCAACCACGACTTCGACTTCGGCATCGACCGGACCGCCGAACTGGTCGCCCGCTCCCCACAGCGGTGGCTCTCGGCGAACGTCTCCCGGAACGGCGACCGCTTCGCCGGCGTCGACCCCTGGGCGATCCGGACGGTCGACGGCGCCCGCGTCGGCTTCCTCGGTCTCACGGACCCGACGACGCCCTCCGGCAGCGACAGCGCTGCGGCACTGGAGTTCGCCGACCCCACCGAGCGGACCAACCGTGCGGTCGAGGCGCTCGAAGAGCGCGGCGCCGAGTACGTCGTCGTACTGTCGCATCTCGGCCGCGCCGACGACCGTCTGGCGGCCGCCTGCGACGTCGACGTCGTGCTCGGCGGGCACGTCCACTCCGAACGCGTCGAGCGGGTCGCGGGCACCCTCCTGACGCGGCCGGGCGACGGCGGCCGGACCGTCCTCGAGGTCGACCTTGAGACGCGCGAGGTGACCCGACACCCCGTCGAGGAGGCCGCCCCCGAGGAGGCGCTCGCCGAACGGTACCGCCGCCGACTGGACGCGACCGGTCTCGACGAGGTCGTCGGTCGCGTCGACGACCCCATCGAGCGGACCGAGCGAGAGGCGTTCCGCGGCGAGAGCCGCGTCGGTAACTTCGTCGCCGACGCCTACCGCTGGGCCGCAGAGCGGGAACTCGGCACCAACCCCCCGGTCGTCGGCCTGCAGAACAGCGGCGGCATCCGCACCGGCCCGCCACTCGCCGGCGAGGTGACCGTCGGCGACCTCGTCAGTCTGGTCCCCTTCGAGGAGGCGATGGCCGTCGCCGAACTCTCCGGGCGGGAACTGCGGGCGGTCTTCCGGGAGGCCGCGGACACGACCGGCTTCGGCGAATCCGACTGGTGGCACGCCCACGTCTCCGGCGCACGACTGGTGTACGACTACGCCGACGACGCCCTGCTGGAGGCCCACGTCGACGGCGACCCCGTCGACGACGACGCCCGCTACCGACTCGCCGTCTCGGAGTTCCTCCTGAACACGGACGCGGAGTTCCCGACGCTCACCGAGCGGGCCGCACTCGGCCGTTACGACGTCCAGTACGAGGTGCTGGCCGACTACGCCCGGACGGTCGGCATCGACCCGGAACTGGAGGGCCGGGTCACCCGACAGGGACTCTGA
- a CDS encoding YcaO-like family protein, whose product MTTVGLVGDGPAVEAVRSALADTDADAVEVDPSTLGRTDVAVGVGAVDEDFAAAARTARESGTPLVVVELGGVGGRAVSGVDAAVSGHAPGTACYDCLRRRVEAVGAETAGDGVDAATARFAGAVAGRELAVLVGGGESPVIGGVLEVPHARRRVLPVPHCDCADGRDRALRVDDGDRSLEEALASAEAAFDERLGPVTEVGELESFPVPYYLATLSSTPFSDADPPDHAAGVGREWDPAFMKALGEALERYSAAVYRTADFETDPRNPVDPGRFVGPGDPVGVEAVDAWHVAEDLASGETVQLPAELVVFPPPERRIRPAITTGLGLGNGGREALLSGLYEVVERDAAMLSWYSTSDPVGLAVDDEDFSTLSARARSEELSVTALSLTQDIDVPVVAACVHREGEWPRFAAGMSAALDPAAAAVGALEEALQNWLELRRMGPDRAADEPGAIGRYAEFPEAAREFVDPMTTVPAATVGPAEPPTGRAELDALLDRVGAAGLDAYGARLTPRDIDSLGFEAVRVVVPAAQPLFTDDAYFGERARTVPAEFGYEPRLDRGHHPFP is encoded by the coding sequence GTGACGACGGTCGGCCTGGTGGGCGACGGGCCCGCCGTCGAGGCGGTCCGGTCGGCGCTTGCCGACACGGACGCCGACGCCGTCGAAGTCGACCCCTCGACTCTCGGCCGGACCGACGTGGCCGTCGGGGTCGGCGCAGTCGACGAGGACTTCGCGGCCGCGGCGAGGACCGCCCGCGAGTCGGGGACGCCGCTCGTGGTCGTCGAACTGGGCGGCGTCGGCGGCCGGGCCGTCTCGGGCGTCGACGCCGCCGTCTCCGGGCACGCGCCCGGCACCGCGTGTTACGACTGCCTCCGGCGACGAGTCGAGGCGGTCGGCGCGGAGACGGCGGGCGACGGCGTCGACGCCGCGACCGCCCGATTTGCGGGCGCCGTCGCCGGCCGGGAACTGGCGGTCCTGGTCGGCGGGGGGGAGTCGCCCGTCATCGGCGGCGTCCTCGAGGTGCCCCACGCCCGCCGGCGCGTACTTCCGGTGCCGCACTGCGACTGCGCGGACGGGCGCGACCGGGCGCTGCGGGTCGACGACGGCGACCGGTCGCTGGAGGAAGCGCTCGCCTCGGCGGAGGCGGCCTTCGACGAGCGACTCGGCCCGGTGACCGAGGTGGGCGAACTCGAGTCGTTCCCGGTGCCGTACTACCTGGCGACGCTTTCCTCGACGCCCTTTTCGGACGCGGACCCGCCGGACCACGCCGCCGGGGTCGGCCGCGAGTGGGACCCGGCGTTCATGAAGGCCCTCGGCGAAGCGCTGGAGCGGTACAGCGCGGCCGTCTACCGGACCGCCGACTTCGAGACCGACCCCCGGAACCCGGTCGACCCCGGGCGGTTCGTCGGGCCGGGCGACCCGGTCGGGGTCGAGGCGGTCGACGCCTGGCACGTCGCCGAGGACCTCGCCTCGGGCGAGACGGTCCAGTTGCCGGCCGAACTCGTCGTGTTCCCGCCGCCGGAGCGACGGATTCGCCCGGCCATCACGACCGGCCTCGGGCTGGGCAACGGCGGCCGTGAGGCGCTTCTGTCGGGGCTCTACGAGGTCGTCGAGCGGGACGCGGCGATGCTGTCGTGGTACTCGACGTCGGACCCGGTCGGACTGGCCGTCGACGACGAGGACTTCTCGACGCTCTCGGCCCGCGCGAGAAGCGAGGAGCTCTCGGTGACGGCGCTGTCGCTCACCCAGGACATCGACGTACCGGTGGTGGCGGCCTGCGTCCACCGCGAGGGCGAGTGGCCCCGGTTCGCGGCGGGGATGTCGGCGGCGCTGGACCCGGCGGCGGCGGCCGTCGGCGCCCTCGAGGAGGCGCTGCAGAACTGGCTGGAACTGCGCCGGATGGGACCGGACCGTGCGGCCGACGAACCCGGCGCCATCGGCCGCTACGCCGAGTTCCCGGAGGCTGCCCGCGAGTTCGTCGACCCGATGACGACGGTGCCGGCCGCGACGGTCGGACCGGCGGAGCCACCGACGGGGCGGGCGGAACTGGATGCCCTCCTCGACCGCGTCGGGGCGGCCGGACTGGACGCCTACGGCGCGCGGCTCACGCCCCGCGACATCGACTCGCTGGGCTTCGAGGCGGTCCGGGTCGTCGTGCCCGCCGCCCAGCCGCTTTTCACCGACGACGCGTACTTCGGCGAGCGGGCCCGGACGGTGCCGGCCGAGTTCGGCTACGAGCCGCGACTCGACCGGGGCCACCACCCGTTCCCCTGA
- a CDS encoding HesB/IscA family protein, which yields MSQTADPGDGDAGEPVVVTERAAEQALDLIENEGYDPDEAGLRLFVKQGGCAGLSYGLRFDIEPEEDDAVTRHHGLRVFVDPSSQKYVEGSRLDFEGGLQGAGFHVDNPNVESECGCGESFRT from the coding sequence ATGAGCCAGACCGCCGACCCGGGTGACGGGGACGCCGGCGAGCCCGTCGTCGTGACCGAGCGGGCCGCCGAACAGGCACTCGACCTCATCGAAAACGAAGGGTACGACCCCGACGAGGCCGGCCTGCGGCTGTTCGTCAAGCAGGGCGGCTGTGCGGGGCTGTCCTACGGCCTCCGGTTCGACATCGAACCCGAGGAGGACGACGCCGTCACGCGCCACCACGGGCTCCGTGTCTTCGTCGATCCTTCCAGCCAGAAGTACGTCGAGGGCTCGCGCCTGGACTTCGAGGGCGGCCTCCAGGGCGCAGGCTTCCACGTCGACAACCCCAACGTCGAAAGCGAGTGCGGCTGCGGCGAGTCGTTCCGGACCTGA
- the tbsP gene encoding transcriptional regulator TbsP — MESNVIESTLTDVLEESLSAADDELFLINPTPETIEELVEVLDAESPTVRLLAAEATLKDVTDDFLIASSAADHVEAGNLELRTAETNANTLVVTDTAVVAIVDAGGHAAGLTADDDAFVDSAYEQYSAAWETAEEFNLRTPALSRVRHSLKEDLGEPTADDFDAVLASLETARGDGDGLDEVTISILVAAKNEDLLYDISKWGEDVGIASKATFSRTKSRLEEMGLIDTEKVPIDVGRPRLRLKLGDDRLKDADGGQLANVAQSMLAA, encoded by the coding sequence ATGGAATCAAACGTGATAGAAAGCACTCTCACGGACGTTCTCGAGGAGTCGCTTTCCGCCGCGGACGACGAACTGTTCCTGATCAATCCCACTCCCGAAACCATCGAGGAACTGGTCGAGGTACTGGACGCCGAGTCGCCGACCGTTCGGCTGCTGGCCGCCGAAGCCACGCTGAAAGACGTCACCGACGACTTCCTCATAGCGAGTTCGGCGGCCGACCACGTCGAGGCGGGGAACCTGGAACTCCGTACCGCCGAGACGAACGCGAACACGCTCGTCGTCACCGACACCGCCGTCGTCGCCATCGTCGACGCCGGCGGACACGCGGCCGGACTCACGGCCGACGACGACGCCTTCGTCGACAGCGCCTACGAGCAGTACAGCGCCGCCTGGGAGACCGCCGAGGAGTTCAACCTCCGGACCCCCGCCCTCTCGCGGGTCCGCCACTCGCTGAAGGAGGACCTGGGCGAGCCGACCGCCGACGACTTCGACGCCGTCCTCGCGTCGCTGGAGACGGCCCGCGGCGACGGCGACGGTCTCGACGAGGTGACCATCTCCATCCTGGTGGCCGCCAAGAACGAGGACCTGCTGTACGACATCTCCAAGTGGGGCGAGGACGTCGGCATCGCCTCGAAGGCCACCTTCTCGCGGACCAAGAGCCGGCTGGAGGAGATGGGTCTCATCGACACCGAGAAGGTGCCCATCGACGTCGGCCGCCCGCGGCTCCGTCTCAAACTCGGCGACGACCGGCTGAAGGACGCCGATGGCGGCCAACTCGCCAACGTCGCCCAGTCGATGCTCGCGGCCTGA